Below is a genomic region from Pontibacter deserti.
GGTAGCCAATTTACTGCAGTTCCATAGGGTAGATTACCTGGCCGTAGCCTATGCCGACGAAGGCGTAATGCTGCGCGAAAACGGGATCACGTTGCCGGTTATGGTCATGAATCCGTCTCCGGACAGCTTTGCCAAACTGCGCCAGCATAACCTGGAGCCTGAGATTTATTCGCTTGAGCTACTGGAGCAATACCTGAAAGATTTGCCATCTGACACATTACGTCACCGCATCCACCTGAAACTGGATACAGGCATGCACCGCTTAGGATTTACTTCTGAAGATTTCGATGCGCTTTTCCCGCTGTTGCAGCAACATCCGCAGATTCAGGTAATAAGTACCTTTACGCATCTGGCCGGTGCCGATGAAGCGTTGCATAACGATTTTTCGCTTATGCAGATACAGAACTTCAAAAGTATGGCTGCAGAAGTAGAGGTAAGGCTGGGTTATAAAGTGATAAAGCATGCGCTTAATTCGGCTGGCATCGTTCGTTTCCCGGAGCACCAACTGGATATGGTTCGTTTAGGCATTGGCTTGTACGGCGTAGAAGCAACTGGCTCAGAGCAGGAAGCCCTGAAGCCGGTAAGTACATTAAAAACCACTGTCTCTCAGGTAAAATCTATAGTTAAAGGAGAAACCGTAGGCTATAGTCGCAAAGGCATTGCTGATTCTGATAAAATAATTGCAACTATAGCCATCGGTTATGCCGACGGTTACGACCGCCGCTTCAGTAACGGAGCCGGTATGGTCATCATCAACGGCAAGCGCTGTCCGATCATCGGAAATGTATGCATGGATATGTGCATGGTAGATGTAACTGGCCTGGATGTAAAAGCCGGCGACGAAGCCATTGTTTTCGGATCAAAACTTACACTAACCGAAATGGCCAGTCGTATCGGTACTATTCCATATGAACTGCTCACAAACGTAAGCTCCCGTGTAAAACGCATTTTCTTTTCGGAGTAGAAACTAATTGCTTTTGAGTGAAGGCATTTTTAGAGAATCTCCTTCAACTATAAATCTGATAGGGAGAGTATACAGAACTTTAACAGGCTGCCCATTTTGTATTCCTGGTTGCCAGTCTGGCGATTCTTTAAGCGCTTTAATTACAGCTTCTGACAATTCAGCTTTTACTTTCTTGCTACAGAAATCACATTCTACTTTTTTGATATTAATTGAACCAACTTTGCCTATTTCATTGACAACAAAAGTAGCTATAACCAAAGGCCCTTTTTTAATAACTGTATCAGCTGCAAATGGCTCCTTTTCTTGACGGCTATAATTCTTTGAATTTATACCTCCTGTAGCGAGAGTAATAGATAGGATTACGCCAGTAATAGTAAGAGCAATAATAGAATAAGTTATTTTCACTTTGTAAAGTTAGTTCTCAACTTCAAAGTTAATGGTTTACTGTAGTTGTAACATATCGAACCATCTCCAAATTTTCAAATCTCCAAATCTTCTCATCTTGAATTGCTAAAACTTTTGCTTTAAAGTTGAACACCTTGTAACTTGCGGTTGTTTATAAACAGTCTAAATAAAAACAGCTTACGGTGCAGAAAAGGGTAGAAGAGCATAAAGACAGAAAAAGTGTACGCGACCTTAAGATAGGAGAGTATGGCGTTATTTGCTGCCTCAAAGATCCGGAAATGGGTCTTAAGCTCCTGGAAATGGGTTGTATTCCCGGCACGCAGGTAAAACTGAACAGCCGTGCCCCTCTCGGAGATCCGATCACAATTATCGTGAATGACTATACTCTGTCGCTGCGCCTGGACGAAGCTGAAACTATAATGCTGAAGTAGCAACCTTTTACATGACTGTAGTAGCCCAGCCTGAGATAATTGAAACACCACCAGTTGCAGCCAAGCCTGCTGTTGCTAAGGTAGCGTTGGTTGGTAATCCTAACTCAGGCAAAACATCTCTATTTAATCAGCTTACAGGCCTTAACCAAAAGGTAGGTAATTTTCCGGGAGTTACAGTTGATAAAAAAACCGGTACCTGCCAGATCAGTGCGCACCAGAAAGTACAGATCATCGACCTGCCGGGTACTTATAGTCTATACCCTAAGTCACTGGATGAGCGCGTTATCATCGATCTGCTTTACGATCCGGCTTCGCAACATTACCCAGACCTTGTTATAGTTACCGCGGATGCTTCTAACCTGAAGCGTAACCTGCTGTTGTTTACCCAACTCGCCGACCTGAAAATACCAGCTATACTTGCCCTTAACATGGTAGATGTAGCAGAGAAGGAAGGTGTAAAGATTGACATACCAGCGCTGCATAAAGGTTTAGGCGTGCCGGTTATACCTATGAATGCCCGCAAAGGGATAGGTGTAGCTGCACTTAAAATACTGATGTCGCAGCAACTGGAAGCTACGCCGGTGCAGTTTTATTCTATACCGCAGGAGGTTAAGCCGGTAACAGAAAGTATAAAAGCCCGCTTTGGTCTTGCGAATGATTACCTGGCGCTGCATTACGCACATCAGTATAAAAGCCTTAAATTCCTAACCGCCGAAGAAGCAGGCTGGATAGAGGCCCTGGTGCAGACACATGAGTTTAAGTCTAATGCTGCACAAGCCGATGAAACTATAGCCCGCTATACTTATATAAATGAGTTGCTGCTGGATGTGGTTCGGGTAGAGCGTGTAGAGAAGGATGAAAAGTTCAGTAACCGTCTGGATCAGGTACTTACTCATAAAGTATTTGGCTACCTGATCTTCCTGGCTATACTTTTCCTGGTGTTCCAGGCCATCTTTACTTGGGCCAGCTACCCCATGGATCTGATAGATCAGGGTTTTGCCAGCCTGAATGGTGTGATACAGGACAACTTTAGTGGCCCGCTGGTAAACCTGATAACAGAAGGAATAATTGCCGGATTGGGTGGTGTGCTGGTGTTTGTGCCACAGATTGCTATACTCTTTGCCTTTATTGCTATACTGGAAGAAACTGGCTACATGGCGCGGGTTACGTTTATGATGGATAAGATCATGCGTAAGTTTGGCCTGAATGGTAAAAGCGTTGTGCCTTTGATATCTGGTGTAGCCTGTGCGGTTCCTGCTGTTATGTCGGCCCGTACTATAGAGAACTGGAAAGACAGGATGATTACCATCTTTGTAACACCGCTTATGAGCTGCTCGGCCCGTATTCCGGTTTACACCGTACTGA
It encodes:
- a CDS encoding energy transducer TonB translates to MKITYSIIALTITGVILSITLATGGINSKNYSRQEKEPFAADTVIKKGPLVIATFVVNEIGKVGSINIKKVECDFCSKKVKAELSEAVIKALKESPDWQPGIQNGQPVKVLYTLPIRFIVEGDSLKMPSLKSN
- a CDS encoding FeoA family protein; this encodes MQKRVEEHKDRKSVRDLKIGEYGVICCLKDPEMGLKLLEMGCIPGTQVKLNSRAPLGDPITIIVNDYTLSLRLDEAETIMLK
- the feoB gene encoding ferrous iron transport protein B, producing the protein MTVVAQPEIIETPPVAAKPAVAKVALVGNPNSGKTSLFNQLTGLNQKVGNFPGVTVDKKTGTCQISAHQKVQIIDLPGTYSLYPKSLDERVIIDLLYDPASQHYPDLVIVTADASNLKRNLLLFTQLADLKIPAILALNMVDVAEKEGVKIDIPALHKGLGVPVIPMNARKGIGVAALKILMSQQLEATPVQFYSIPQEVKPVTESIKARFGLANDYLALHYAHQYKSLKFLTAEEAGWIEALVQTHEFKSNAAQADETIARYTYINELLLDVVRVERVEKDEKFSNRLDQVLTHKVFGYLIFLAILFLVFQAIFTWASYPMDLIDQGFASLNGVIQDNFSGPLVNLITEGIIAGLGGVLVFVPQIAILFAFIAILEETGYMARVTFMMDKIMRKFGLNGKSVVPLISGVACAVPAVMSARTIENWKDRMITIFVTPLMSCSARIPVYTVLIALVVPEKYYFGFLNLQGLVLMALYLIGFLAAIFSALLLKTILKARERSYFIMEFPVYKMPRWKNVGITIVEKSKAFVFEAGKVIVAISVILWVLASYGPGNSFEVAEQKAIVEAKQQSLSQVELQNLINSHQLEASYAGVIGRTIEPAIAPLGYNWKIGIALLTSFAAREVFVGTMSTIYSIGEEENVSTIKSKLMMEKDKDGNPYFTPARSFSLMIFYLFAMQCISTLAIVRRETKSWMWPLAQLLYMSGLAYIMAFITFQILS